The genome window CCTGATCGCCAGCGACAGCCACGGAACGGAAGACAGTTACAGCGATCCCGACGGCCTGTGGGCCGATCCCGACGGCCGCCTGTTTATCCAGACCGACGGCGGTCAGAAGGACGGTTTGAACAATCAGATGTTGGTGGCCGATACCGCCACCGGCGAGCTGCGCCGACTGCTGACCGGGGTCAGCGGCGACGAAATCACGGGCATTGCGGTCACCCCGGACCGCCGCACCATGTTCGTCAACACCCAACACCCAGGCAACGGTGATCCGAGCTTGACGAATTTCCCGGCGCCGTTCGACGGGGTGACGGTCCCCCGCGACTCAACGCTGGTCATCACCCGCAAGGACGGCGGCGTTATCGGTTCGTAAGCAGCGGCCCGCCGCGATACCCCACGCCCCGGTCAGCGCCGGGGCGTTTTCGTTTGACTCGCCCCATCCAGGCCGCCACGCGCCTGTTTTCCTAAAAGTCAGGTGGCTGCGGCGTTGAAAACATATTGTAATAATCCGCGTTCTACCTTATAAAACTTCCGCCGAGACCGGCCAGGTGCCGGGGAACCACCCTGTCACGGCAAGGGTCTGAGATTTATCTCGCAGAGTAAGGAGAGAAGTATGCGTGATGACGACGACGATGAAGAGGGTCTGGTCTCTGACGAGGATGACGACATGTTCGATGACGACGACGCGAGTGAAGCGGCGGTCACCGCTGCGGAGAGTAACCTGACCAAGCTTGAGGTGCGCCGCAGACTGGAGCGTTTGTCCGAGCTCAAGCGCCTGCGCCAGCAATTGGGTGACGACTGGTCAGACGACCTGTTCGACGACGATCTTTAGTCGGCCGCAAGCCAAGCCCTGGTCCACGGCATAAAGTGGACCAAGCCTTCCACAATCCCGGCGCTGTAGTTGCCGTTCATCCCGAGAAAATCCCCCCGCGCCACGTAGAGATGATCCGTGTTGCCGTGTTGCGCCGCCTGTTCGCGGGCCTGTTGCCGCACGTCTGCGCGGGCATTGGCGACCAGGACTGAATTCACCTCACTGGCCATCACCGCCAGGTCATTGCCGCTGTCGCCGGCGAACAGGGTTTTGTCGTGGGCGTAGCCCTTGCGCTGCATTAGAAACTCGACGGCGTGCAGTTTGGTGGCGTTCTGCGGCAGCAGATCCAGCAGGCCCACGTGTTCCAAGTCGTCGACGCTCCAGATCAGGCTGGCGCGAATGTTGTTTCGCTGTAGGCGTTGCTGCATGTCCTGCAACAGGGCGTCCACGTCGGTTGTTTCGGGTACGTAATAGCTGAGTTTGAAGGTGTTCTGTTTTTCGGGCTCCTGTTGGGTGAGCAGTTCCATGTCCTCGAACAGCGCGGCCAGGCGATCATGGGTATAGCCGGCCCAGCAGGGGGCGATTTCGTCCTGCCACTCCTGCCAGAGACGCCATTCGCCTGATTGAATTTCGTAGATGGTGCTGCCCACGTCGCCCAGGACGTAATCGGGTGTGGGGAGTCGGTATTCTTCGATGGCGGCGAGCACCAGCGCCTGGTGGCGGCCGGTGACATAGGCCACATCCACATCGGGACGTTGCACCAGCGCGGCGAAGTGCGCTCTGGCGGCGGCGGACTCGGGTGCTTCGCCATTGGGCAGCAGGGTACGGTCCAGGTCGGTGCAGATCAGGAGTTTGTCAGACACGGCGGATTCCCTTGGTCAGCGGTCGATCGCCACAGTGTAAAGAAAAAGCGGGGCTGGTTAAAACTTGGCACCGATATACAGCCCCAGGCTGTCGGCGTCGATCTGGGTATTCCCCGTTTCGTAGTCCATGGCGCGCAGCTTGACCGCGATATAGGTATCGGTGGTATAGCTGGCGGTTTCCGCCCGGGAAAAGATGTAGTGGTATGCCAGAAACACGCCGGTGGCGTTATCAAAATCGACTTCGCCATTCAGGAGCGGACTGCTGGATGAGATCTGGTAGGTGGGGTTGATGTGGATGCTGGGGCCGACACCGAATTCGTGCCGGTCCCAGGTCTTGAACAGCCCCAGCTCTAGCGGAAAACTGTCGGCCTCGGCGTCACCGTCGGGTGAGTTGAACTCGACGCTATTAAACAAGTAGTGCAGTACCACCCGCAGGCTCATGGTCGAATGGTCGGGTGTGAAGCTGAGTCCGGCACCGAAGCTGATGCCGCCGCCGGCATTCAAATCGGTGGTGGTGGTTTGCACCAGCTCGTCGCCGCCGAATTCATAGCCGGTGGTCAGGATGGGTTCGACCGCGGCATGGGCGCTAGCGCTGGCAAGAGTGAGGAGGGCGAGGATAGAAGCCTTGCGTAACAGCATAAATAATGACCCCTTATAATTTTTTTAGATAGGCGCGCAAATTATAGCATTGATCGGCGTGTTCCCTGCAGGCACAAAAAAGCGGACCTTGTCGCCAAGGTCCGCTATATCAGAGCGGCGTAGGTGTAGGGTGCGCACTGCGCACCATGACCGGCTTAACCGGCCAGCACCTGCTGCGCCGCTGCGAGCGCCACGCCGTGTTCCACCGGCGCCTTTACGCGGCCCAGCACGTCGTCCAGGGCGCCCAGGCAGAGGTAGACATTGCGCGCGTTGCAGGCATGACCCATGAGGCCGATGCGCCACACCTTGCCGGCCATGACGCCGAGCCCGGCGCCGATCTCCAAGGAATAATCCTTGAGCAGGGTGGTGCGCACCGCCGCATCGTCAACGCCCTCGGGAATGGTGACGGCGTTGAGCTGGGGCAGGCGCTCCTCTGCGTGGACCACGAAGTTGAGGCCCATGGCCTCCAGCCCGGCGCGCAGGGCCTGGTGATGTTTGGCGTGGCGCGCCCAGGCGTTTTCCAGGCCTTCCTCTTTGAGGATCACCAGTGCCTCGTGCAGCCCGTACAGGGCGTTGATGGGCGCGGTGTGATGGTAGGCGCGCTTGCCTGCGCCGCCCCAGTAGCCCATGACCAGATTCAGGTCGAGGAACCAGCTCTGCACTTTCGAAGAGCGCTTGCGGATCTTCTCCAGGGCGCGTTCGCTGAAGCTCACCGGTGACAGGCCGGGGGTGCAGGAGAGACACTTCTGGGTGCCGGAGTAGATGGCGTCGATGGCCCAATCGTCCACCCGCAGCGGCGTACCGCCCAATGAAGTCACGGCATCGACGATGGTGAGGCAGTCGTGCCGGTGGGCAATCTCGGTGAGGGTCTTGGCATCAGATTGTGCCCCGGTGGAGGTTTCGGCGTGGACAAAGGCGACGATCTTGGCATCGGGATTGGCCTTGAGCGCCTCCTCCACTTTGTTGGGATCCACCGCCTTGCCCCAGTCGTCCTCGACCATGACGGCGGTGCCGCCGCAGCGTTCCACGTTTTCCTTCATGCGGCCGCCGAAGACGCCGTTTTGGCACACGATCACTTTGTCGCCCGGCTCGACCAGATTGACGAAGCAGGTCTCCATGCCGGCGGAGCCCGGCGCCGAGACCGGCATGGTGAGTTCGTTCTGGGTCTGAAAGGCGTATTTCAGCAGCTCCTTCATCTCGTCCATCATGGCGACGAAGACGGGATCGAGGTGGCCGATGGTGGGGCGTGACATGGCCTCCAGGATGCGCGGGTTGACGTCCGAGGGACCCGGGCCCATCAGGGTGCGCTGCGGGGGATGGAAGGATTTTGTGGTCATGATGTTTGTCTCCGTTGCGTTTATCGAAATTAAGCTTGATCCAATAACTCTATCCAGTGTTTTACAGGAATCCCTGCCTCGCTCTCCAGATGCAGCTGGCAGCCCACGTTGGCCGTGGCGATGACATCGGGCTGGCCGCCCTGCAGTGCTTCGAGTTTGTTGTGCAGCAATTGCTGCGACAACTGGGGTTGCAGAATCGTGTAGGTGCCGGCGGCGCCGCAGCACAGATGGCTGTCGGGTACCGGCGTTAATGCGTAGCCGCAGCGCTGCAGGATGGCTTCCACCGCGCCGCCGAGCTGCTGGCCGTGTTGCAAGGTACAGGAAGAATGATAGGCCGCCTGGATGCCCTTGCCGACATGCTTGAATTCACTCAGATCCTCGTCGCGC of Candidatus Tenderia electrophaga contains these proteins:
- a CDS encoding haloacid dehalogenase, translated to MSDKLLICTDLDRTLLPNGEAPESAAARAHFAALVQRPDVDVAYVTGRHQALVLAAIEEYRLPTPDYVLGDVGSTIYEIQSGEWRLWQEWQDEIAPCWAGYTHDRLAALFEDMELLTQQEPEKQNTFKLSYYVPETTDVDALLQDMQQRLQRNNIRASLIWSVDDLEHVGLLDLLPQNATKLHAVEFLMQRKGYAHDKTLFAGDSGNDLAVMASEVNSVLVANARADVRQQAREQAAQHGNTDHLYVARGDFLGMNGNYSAGIVEGLVHFMPWTRAWLAAD
- a CDS encoding alanine--glyoxylate aminotransferase, with translation MTTKSFHPPQRTLMGPGPSDVNPRILEAMSRPTIGHLDPVFVAMMDEMKELLKYAFQTQNELTMPVSAPGSAGMETCFVNLVEPGDKVIVCQNGVFGGRMKENVERCGGTAVMVEDDWGKAVDPNKVEEALKANPDAKIVAFVHAETSTGAQSDAKTLTEIAHRHDCLTIVDAVTSLGGTPLRVDDWAIDAIYSGTQKCLSCTPGLSPVSFSERALEKIRKRSSKVQSWFLDLNLVMGYWGGAGKRAYHHTAPINALYGLHEALVILKEEGLENAWARHAKHHQALRAGLEAMGLNFVVHAEERLPQLNAVTIPEGVDDAAVRTTLLKDYSLEIGAGLGVMAGKVWRIGLMGHACNARNVYLCLGALDDVLGRVKAPVEHGVALAAAQQVLAG